The DNA window CAGCCCCGAGATCCAGATGCCCTCGGGCGTGTCGCGGATCACCTCGACCGGGACGAAGCGGGCGCGGCTGTCCTCGTCGACCAGTCGCAGCCCCAGCCGTCCGTCATCGTCGAGCGTCAGTGCCGATTGCGGCACCAGATGGCCGTCGCGCGAGGGGCCCGCGATCAGGATATCGACGCTTTGCCCGGCCCGGAGCGTGCCCTCGGCATTGGCGGCCTCGGCCTCGACCCGGAAGGTGCGGGTGACAGGATCGCTGATGCGGGCGACGAAGGAGACCTTTCCCTCGATCCCGCGGCCCGAGACCAGCTGGCCGATCGCGGGCGCACCGGGCCGGATCTTGTCGACATCGGTCTCGGGCACGGCCCCCACCAGCCGGATCGGGTCGAGCGCGATCACCGTGGCGCAGGTCGAGCCGGGCTGCAGCAAGGCTCCCAGTTCGGCGGTATCCTCGTCGAGCACGCCCGCGAAGGGGGCGGTGATGGTCAGCCGCTCGATCTCGATCTCGGCGGTCCTGACCTGGGCCTCTGCGGTGCGGCGGGCAGTTTCGGCCGCTTCAAGCCCGGCGGTGGCCGAGGCGACGGCCGCTTCGGCGGTCGAGACGGCCGCGGCCGTCCCCGCCACCCGGGTGTCGGAGGCATAGCCTTCGCGCGACAGCCGCTGCGCGGCCCGGTCGTTGATCTCGGCCTCGTCGAGCTGCGCGCGGGCCTGGGCCACGGTGGCGCGAGCCTCGGGCAGGCGGGCGCGGGCCTCGGCCAGAAGCGCGCGGGCCTGGGCCAGCGCCGCCGGCCGCGTCCCCGGCTCGATCCGGCAAAGCGTTTCGCCCGCGGCGACCGAGCTGCCCTTCCTGAGCGGCTCGGAAATCACCCGGCCGTCGATCTCGGCCAGCATCGCGACGCTGCGCGCGGCCTCGGTCTCGCCCCGAAGCCTTACGCCGCCCCGCACCGGCCGCGCCTTGCTGTCGATGACCACGACCGAGACCGCCTGCGCCGCCCCGTCGCCCGCGGCCGGGTCGGGTGCGGCGCTGACCGGCTCGACCCTGGCAAACGCCATCACATGCGGGCGTTCCATCATCAGCATGTAGAATGACACTGTCACCAGAAGGGCGGTGAGCATCGAGATCCAACGCATGGGCGGGCTTGCCTTTCTCGTTCCGATGCACGACGGCCCGTCCTGGCAGAGCCCGGGCCGGGCCATCGCCGCCATCATCGCTCCCGCTCGGGCCGGCGGCTCTGGCGGGGTCTTTGCGGGCCGGTCCGGCGGCCGTCCCCGTCGTGCCTGATCGTACTGTCAAACCGCCGGGACGTACAAGCGCTCCGGACCCTGCCCGCAGCCAAAGTTGCAGGGCTTTGCAAAGCGCCTGGTGCTGCGCTAAGACAGGCGCCAGCAGAGCCCAAGCAGCCGGACCGCCGAGACGCCCATGACCAATCCCGACAGTTTCATCCAGGAAGTGACCGAAGAGGTCCGTCGCGACCGCCTGTTTTCCTGGATGCGCCGCTATGGCTGGATCGCGGCGCTCGCGATCCTGATTCTGGTCGGCGGTGCCGGCTGGCGCGAATGGGACCTGGCGCAGCGCCAGGCCGATGCCCAGGCGCTGGGCGACCGTATTCTCGAGGCGCTCGACATCCAGGATTCCGCCGCCCGCGCGCAGGCGCTGGCCGGGATCGAGGCCGATGGCGAGGCGGGCGCGCTGGTCGCGCTTCTTGCCGCCTCCGAGGCCCCGGATGCCGCCGCGCGGATCGCGGCCACCGAGCGGCTCGAGGCCGTCGCCTCCGACAATGGCCTGCCGCCCTACATGTCAGACCTCGCAGCGCTGAAGCTCGTTCTGCTGCGCGGTCGCGAGATGCCGCCCGAGGGGCGGATCGCGGCGCTCGAACCGCTGGCCGGACCGGGGCGTCCGTTCCGTCCGCTGGTGCTCGAACAGATCGCCTATGCCGAGATCGAGGCGGGCCGGACCGAAGCCGCGCTCGATCGCCTGCGCGGGCTTCTTCAGGATGCCGAGGCCAGCGCGGACTTGCGTCGGCGCGCCAGTCAGTTGATTGTGGCGCTTGGCGGATCGCAGGATGCAGGCTGAGGCCGGGCAGGGGCGGGCAGCCATAAAAGACGGGCCCAGGATCAAGGGGACAGCGACAGTGAAATTCGGCCAAGTAACGAGCGTTCTCGCGCTGATCGCCCTGGTTGCGGGCTGCGGCAGCGATGAGGAAATCCTGCCCGGCGAGCGCCTCGGGGTACGCGAGGCGCTGGGGCTCGAGGCCGCGCAGCCGGACCCGTCCGGAACCGAGCGCGCGATTTCGCTGCCGGCGCCGCAGGCGGTGCCCGACATGCCTCAGCTCGGCGGCAATCCCGAACATCTGACCCCGCATGCCGCGCTGTCGGCCCAGCCCGCGCGGATCTGGTCGACCTCAATCGGGGCCGGCAACAGCCGCCGCTACCGCAT is part of the Rhodovulum sp. MB263 genome and encodes:
- a CDS encoding efflux RND transporter periplasmic adaptor subunit, which gives rise to MLTALLVTVSFYMLMMERPHVMAFARVEPVSAAPDPAAGDGAAQAVSVVVIDSKARPVRGGVRLRGETEAARSVAMLAEIDGRVISEPLRKGSSVAAGETLCRIEPGTRPAALAQARALLAEARARLPEARATVAQARAQLDEAEINDRAAQRLSREGYASDTRVAGTAAAVSTAEAAVASATAGLEAAETARRTAEAQVRTAEIEIERLTITAPFAGVLDEDTAELGALLQPGSTCATVIALDPIRLVGAVPETDVDKIRPGAPAIGQLVSGRGIEGKVSFVARISDPVTRTFRVEAEAANAEGTLRAGQSVDILIAGPSRDGHLVPQSALTLDDDGRLGLRLVDEDSRARFVPVEVIRDTPEGIWISGLPDDARVIVVGQEFVADGTPVEVHRREPPQ
- a CDS encoding tetratricopeptide repeat protein, producing the protein MTNPDSFIQEVTEEVRRDRLFSWMRRYGWIAALAILILVGGAGWREWDLAQRQADAQALGDRILEALDIQDSAARAQALAGIEADGEAGALVALLAASEAPDAAARIAATERLEAVASDNGLPPYMSDLAALKLVLLRGREMPPEGRIAALEPLAGPGRPFRPLVLEQIAYAEIEAGRTEAALDRLRGLLQDAEASADLRRRASQLIVALGGSQDAG